A genomic region of Arachis stenosperma cultivar V10309 chromosome 9, arast.V10309.gnm1.PFL2, whole genome shotgun sequence contains the following coding sequences:
- the LOC130947672 gene encoding uncharacterized protein LOC130947672 yields the protein MPHLVDRWMKIAGESGSIQVLKLELELADCFFGCKFDSHAVDNYYYLPPYVLKAKSLTELVLSGKIRADKLIVNHRIRFPMLRILSLVNVYLGHEQALEDLISGCPMIEDLVLEHCVGLENVKIHDLPKLKSAKFSGFREIHVDVPSLEYLHFGNDELEFPCDISIDKCRNLKVFLLGAVSSVFVSNQWLLELFDKFPFLERLELSGCVTSESLMISSSRLKVLSFKACVELKEARIDAPNLESCTYSGQSSHMPAAMSFVNCSNQVDFDVVLAIEFRIMDLKRLRAFLQNIAPRNVMVSLYLGIMKGSSIVFNEDVLQNVQVPLPRIKQLRLLVAEETEELCVLLINDLFWSFRPAIISLNLKICSRIFLKLLLEKLRCNNEEERCCSSSQMKCWWHDLKDVKVRSSPKKYENLSDCEALLDSLPINFSSPTLHLNFELEWDSLHTSVSGGGINAGPSVN from the exons ATGCCACATCTCGTTGACCGGTGGATGAAGATAGCAGGTGAAAGTGGTAGTATTCAGGTGCTAAAGCTTGAACTTGAACTTGCTGACTGTTTCTTTGGATGTAAGTTTGACTCACACGCGGTTGATAATTATTACTACTTGCCACCATATGTACTGAAAGCCAAGTCATTAACTGAATTAGTGTTGTCAGGGAAGATTAGAGCAGACAAATTGATTGTAAATCACAGAATTAGGTTCCCTATGTTGCGGATATTGTCCTTAGTTAATGTTTATTTGGGACATGAACAAGCGCTTGAAGATCTCATTTCTGGTTGTCCTATGATTGAGGACTTAGTATTGGAGCACTGTGTTGGATTGGAAAATGTAAAAATACATGATTTGCCTAAGCTAAAGTCTGCTAAGTTTTCTGGATTTCGTGAAATTCATGTTGATGTGCCGAGTCTAGAGTATCTTCATTTTGGTAATGACGAATTAGAGTTCCCTTGTGATATCAGTATAGACAAGTGCAGAAATTTGAAGGTGTTTCTTTTAGGGGCTGTGAGTTCTGTTTTTGTCTCTAACCAATGGTTGCTTGAACTTTTTGACAAGTTTCCTTTCCTTGAGAGGTTGGAATTAAGTGGTTGTGTTACATCTGAGAGCCTAATGATCTCCAGTTCTCGCCTCAAGGTTTTGTCCTTCAAGGCTTGTGTAGAGTTGAAGGAAGCTAGGATCGATGCGCCGAATTTAGAGTCATGTACATATTCTGGACAATCCAGCCACATGCCAGCAGCTATGTCTTTTGTGAACTGTTCAAATCAGGTGGATTTTGATGTTGTCTTGGCAATAGAATTTCGTATTATGGATTTGAAAAGGCTTAGGGCATTTCTCCAGAACATAGCACCAAGAAATGTTATGGTATCCTTGTATCTTGGAATCATGAAAGGTTCATCT ATTGTGTTCAATGAAGATGTACTACAAAATGTTCAAGTCCCTTTGCCAAGGATCAAACAATTGAGGTTATTGGTAGCTGAAGAAACTGAAGAGTTGTGTGTGCTTCTTATCAATGATTTGTTTTGGAGCTTCCGTCCTGCTATTATTTCTTTGAACCTGAAGATCTGCAGCAGAATATTCCTTAAG CTACTATTGGAGAAGCTAAGGTGCAACAACGAGGAAGAGAGATGCTGCAGTTCAAGTCAAATGAAATGTTGGTGGCATGATTTGAAAGATGTCAAAGTCAGAAGCTCTCCTAAAAAATATGAGAACCTCAGTGATTGTGAAGCACTCTTGGATTCATTGCCAATAAATTTTTCTTCCCCGACTCTGCATCTTAACTTTGAGTTAGAGTGGGACTCATTACA TACTTCTGTGTCCGGCGGCGGCATCAACGCCGGTCCCAGCGTCAACTAA
- the LOC130950606 gene encoding ubiquitin carboxyl-terminal hydrolase 6-like, translating into MIPVSVKWQKELFKDVEIDTTQPPYVFKCQLYDLTGVPPERQKIMVKGGLLKDDADWSTLGVKEGQKLMMMGTADEIIKSPEKGTVFVEDLPEEEQVVAVGHTAGLFNLGNTCYMNSTLQCLHSVPELKSALIQYSHSGRNNDVDQSSHLLTVATRDLFNELDKSVKPVAPMQFWMLLRKKYPQFGQLHNGVFMQQDAEECWTQLLYTLSQSLRSNGSSENADAVKALFGIELISRIHCQESNEESSETESVYSLKCHISQEVNHLHEGIKHGLKSELEKASPALGRSAIYLKESRINALPRYLTVQFVRFFWKRESNQKAKILRKVDYPLELDVYDFCSDDLRKKLEAPRKLLRDEEGKKLGLKGSEKSSVQKDNDEKMADAEGSSNGGGEPSVAPMEEGEKATEMTGIYDLVAVLTHKGRSADSGHYVGWVKQENGKWIEFDDDNPKPRIEDDITRLSGGGDWHMAYIIMYKARVVSV; encoded by the exons ATGATTCCAG TTAGTGTAAAATGGCAAAAGGAGCTTTTCAAAGATGTAGAAATTGATACTACCCAGCCTCCTTATGTTTTTAAGTGCCAATTGTATGATCTAACTGGGGTACCTCCTGAAAGACAAAAAATTATGGTCAAGGGTGGTCTGTTAAAG GATGATGCTGATTGGTCAACATTAGGAGTGAAAGAG GGACAAAAGTTAATGATGATGGGTACAGCAGATGAAATTATTAAGTCTCCAGAGAAGGGAACTGTTTTTGTTGAAGATCTTCCTGAAGAAGAACAAGTAGTTGCTGTT gGACATACTGCTGGCCTTTTCAATTTGGGAAATACCTGTTATATGAACTCAACATTACAATGTCTCCATTCTGTGCCAGAGTTGAAGTCAGCTTTGATTCA GTACTCACATTCAGGAAGGAACAATGATGTTGACCAGTCTTCTCATCTGTTGACAGTTGCTACCCGTGACTTATTCAATGAGCTTGATAAAAGTGTCAAGCCTGTGGCGCCAATGCAATTTTGGATG TTATTGAGGAAGAAGTACCCTCAATTTGGCCAGCTGCATAATGGAGTGTTCATGCAACAG GATGCTGAAGAATGTTGGACACAACTTCTATATACACTTTCTCAGTCTCTAAGATCTAATGGATCTAG TGAAAATGCTGATGCTGTGAAGGCTCTTTTTGGCATAGAACTTATTAGCAG GATTCATTGCCAAGAGAGTAACGAAGAAAGCTCAGAAACAGAATCTGTTTATTCACTTAAATGCCACATATCTCAGGAGGTGAACCATTTGCATGAAGGAATAAAACAT GGATTAAAATCAGAATTGGAGAAAGCTTCCCCTGCTTTGGGCCGTAGTGCTATCTACTTGAAGGAATCACGCATCAATGCCTTGCCAAG GTATTTGACAGTTCAGTTTGTCCGTTTTTTCTGGAAGAGAGAGTCCAACCAAAAGGCCAAGATTTTGCGG AAAGTGGATTATCCTTTGGAGTTGGATGTTTATGACTTTTGTTCTGATGATCTTCGCAAAAAGTTGGAAGCCCCAAGAAAG CTCCTAAGAGATGAGGAAGGAAAAAAGCTTGGTCTGAAAGGCAGTGAGAAAAGCTCAGTTCAAAAGGATAACGATGAAAAAATGGCAGATGCAGAG GGATCTTCAAATGGAGGAGGCGAGCCATCTGTAGCTCCAATGGAAGAGG GTGAAAAAGCAACGGAGATGACTGGAATATATGATTTGGTTGCCGTATTGACCCACAAGGGTAGAAGTGCTGATTCGGGACATTATGTTGGTTGGGTCAAGCAAGAAAATG GGAAGTGGATAGAGTTTGATGATGACAACCCCAAACCCAGAATAGAAGACGACATCACTAGACTATCTGGAGGAG GTGATTGGCACATGGCTTACATAATCATGTACAAGGCTCGTGTTGTATCTGTTTAA